The following DNA comes from Gammaproteobacteria bacterium.
GTAGAGGCGATGACACCGTTGTCTGTCGACGAGCCCACGGTGAGCATGACCTTCGGTGTGAATAATTCCCCCTTCGCCGGTCAGGACGGCAAGTACCTGACCTCACGCCAGATCCGTGAGCGCCTCCAGCGTGAGCTGATCCACAACGTGGCGCTGCGTGTGGAAGAGACCGCAGACCCGGATAAATTCAAGGTCTCCGGTCGTGGTGAATTACACCTTTCCATCCTTATCGAAAATATGCGCCGTGAAGGTTACGAGCTGGGCGTGTCGCGCCCCGAGGTCATCCTGCACACCTTGCCAGACGGTACCAAGGAAGAGCCCTACGAGCAGGTCACGATCGATGTACAGACCGAGCATCAGGGTACTGTGATGGAGAAACTCGGCGCACGCGGTGGCGAGCTGAAAGACATGATCCCAGACGGCCAGGGTCGTGTGCGGCTGGATTACATCATGCCGGCGCGTGGGCTGATCGGTTTCCGTACCGAGTTTCTCACCTCCACCCAGGGCTCCGGGCTGATCTATAGCGTGTTTGACCATTACGGCCCGATGAAGTCCGGCGACTATGGACAGCGTGCCAATGGTGTGTTGATCTCCAACGGCCAGGGCAAGGCGTTGGGTTATTCCCTGTGGAATCTGCAGGAACGCGGAAAACTGTTCATTGGTGCCAACACCGACGTCTACGAAGGCAGCATCATCGGTATTCATGCCCGTGATAACGACCTAGTGGTGAACTGTCTCAAAGGTAAGCAGCTCACCAACGTGCGCGCCTCCGGCACCGACGAGAATATTCAGCTGACGCCGTTCATCAACCTCAGCCTGGAGCAGGCGCTGGAGTTCATCGATGATGATGAACTGGTGGAGGTCACGCCGATCAACATCCGTTTGCGTAAAAAGATCCTCAACGAGAGCGACCGCAAGAAGGCCAGTCGCGCTGCCAGTTAATTGCCGATGAGAGTTGTCCGCAGCGGTGCTCTGCTCCTCATTGCCAGCTTTGCCTTCGATGCCAACGCCATCGTCAATGTCGAGGCGATGCGCGTGGGCCCGCCGGCGGACGGTCTGAGTGGTCATCTGGATCTGAGTCTGAACGGCAACAGCGGCAACACCGACAAGCAGGCAATAGGCCTGGATGCCCGCCTGCAATGGCAGCAGGATCGGATGACGGATTTCATGGTGCTCTCCTACGATTATGCCGAGAGCAGTAGTGTCCGCGACACCAACAAGACCTTCGTCCATGCCCGTCACGTGGTGCAGTTCCGGCCACGTCGCGCGTGGGAGACCTTTGCCCAGATGGA
Coding sequences within:
- the typA gene encoding translational GTPase TypA; amino-acid sequence: MIQKLRNIAIIAHVDHGKTTLVDKLLQQSGTFTSRADVGERVMDSNDIEKERGITILAKNTALDWNGYHINIVDTPGHADFGGEVERVMSMVDSVLLLVDAAEGPMPQTRFVTEKALAQGLNPIVVVNKIDRNGARPDWAVDQTFDLFDRLGATDEQMDFPIVYCSAVNGYAGLTSDITSGDMTPLFETIVKHVKAPDVDPDGPFQMQVSALDYNSYTGVVGIGRVTRGKVKANSPVIVVDTEGKERRGRILQIFGFLGLERIEMPTAQAGDIIAFTGLDPLKISDTLCDPTHVEAMTPLSVDEPTVSMTFGVNNSPFAGQDGKYLTSRQIRERLQRELIHNVALRVEETADPDKFKVSGRGELHLSILIENMRREGYELGVSRPEVILHTLPDGTKEEPYEQVTIDVQTEHQGTVMEKLGARGGELKDMIPDGQGRVRLDYIMPARGLIGFRTEFLTSTQGSGLIYSVFDHYGPMKSGDYGQRANGVLISNGQGKALGYSLWNLQERGKLFIGANTDVYEGSIIGIHARDNDLVVNCLKGKQLTNVRASGTDENIQLTPFINLSLEQALEFIDDDELVEVTPINIRLRKKILNESDRKKASRAAS